attgTACAGGATTTCTGGAGGGGTTATCTTGGCGGAGCTGTCTTGGCATCCTGGAAGTTTATCCTGAAACTGCTGAGAAATAGTACCATCGCACCTTTTCTGAATCTTGACGAATTAGGCATGACTGAAGACATAAAGACTGCCAGAAAATACTCTCTGGAACAGCATTCAGACTCAAACTGTAAAAACATGTTTTCACCATTCATTCCGCATCATAGACATCAATAAGATGTTTTCACGTTGACATATCACGATGAATAATAACAAGAACCAGATTGCTAGTATTCCATTCCAACCAGATTCATCATCGATACACCAACCAACACATTGACCCAGAACTAATCTAACAACCTAAAGCATCGCCATACTAGAACACGAACAGAGTCCTCAAATCTTCTGTGATGATGCTAGTTTGATCTGCGAGGCTCTAGAACTCCTGGGACGCGGAGCCGATGTCGCCCTTGCCCTTGCCGACCTTCTTGGGGAGCAGCGTGGTGTGGATGTTGGGCAGCACACCACCGGCGGCGATGGTGACCGCGCCCAGAAGCCGGCTCAGCTCCTCATCGTTGCGGACCGCCAGCTGGATGTGGCGCGGCACGATCCGGGTCTTCTTGTTGTCGCGCGCAGCATTGCCGGCGAGCTCCAGGACCTGAAGAGAAGAAAACCAAGAATCGAATACCCGTGAGGGGACAGAAGAGGAGAATGCCTATGGGTAACGAAACGCGGAGAGGGTTGATGCGGTTACCTCAGCGGCGAGGTACTCGAGGACGGCGGAGAGGTAG
This sequence is a window from Triticum urartu cultivar G1812 unplaced genomic scaffold, Tu2.1 TuUngrouped_contig_5862, whole genome shotgun sequence. Protein-coding genes within it:
- the LOC125529804 gene encoding probable histone H2AXb, coding for TAPRPPKAGLQFPVGRIARYLKIGKYAQRVGAGAPVYLSAVLEYLAAEVLELAGNAARDNKKTRIVPRHIQLAVRNDEELSRLLGAVTIAAGGVLPNIHTTLLPKKVGKGKGDIGSASQEF